The sequence gagtttgCTTTAAGTCATATTAGAACTTTTCTCATAGAATTATTAGCATCTTGTCCATTTTCCCTTGGGGTGTTTTTTTCATTGAGGTGACAATCTGTGGTGATATGTATATTTCTACAGCACCCACATGAAACAAATAGCAGGAGTTATCAGACTTCCTTTGTCCTTTCAGGCTTATCGAATTTACAGGATGTTCTCAGAATTGACTCTGATTTTCAGTTGGATTTTTGTggataaaaataactaaaactgaCATGAAGTTTCTGGTAAACCAGCAGAACAATAGAATGACAGGAAAATTAGCAGTATTACTTCATAATTCTGTCTATATcttgatcttttctttcattaggtATAGATATTTGATAAGCATCTTTATGCAGTATGGCTTCATGGATATTAGTTTATTAGGAAGTGAActtcacttgaaaataaaatagtatataacATTATTATCAAGTTATTTTCACAATCTCTTACTTAGAATCTTTATTAGAGATACTTGTAAAGCATTCTTCAAATTGCTCTTTAATGGGTTTCCTGAAATGAGTATgtctggtcattttttttaatgaaaatttatcaTCCTGAGCTGTTCAACCATGTAATATTCTATAACCTCAAAAAAAGCTTCTTGAGAAAGCTTCTTCAGAAAATGACTCAAATTTCAAACACCTTTAAAAGACAAAGCTGATGTTGATTTATCATTCATTGAATgtgatttttctcataaaatttaaTCATCTCACTTGAGATCTTTTTTAACTTCTACACATGTATGAGGTGAGATTAAGAAGTAACAAACTtggggcaccgaggtggctcactcggttaagcgtcagacacttgatttcagctcaggtcatgatctcacagttggtgggctgatggcacagagcctgcaatgggatcctctctctccctctctctctgctccccctcatgctctctctctctctctctctctaaaataaaaaaataaacagttcaaaaaatcttaaaataaaaaaaaagtaacaaacagACTTTACAAGTCATactaaaaaatagttatttaataCTCTTGACTGGAGCAACAGGATCATACATTTGCCCACACCTTTTAAACACTCAGTTGTAAACCTGCTTAGCAGATAATCAGAGATTATCTAACAGTATAATTAACAGAGTTTTCAAGCTATACACATAGGAGCTTGCTGTAGGAATTCTTATACTTCCACAAATGAATATCGAGAGCTAGAGCAGGGATAcagtttaaaacttttaaaaaccctGAAACTGAggtgtttttaaagagagacaatTTAAGAGTGATCCTTTAGTTTacagtcttcattttttaaactcttaaagTTAAGgacatatgcatgtgtataaatTGTCAATAGCTTTGAACCAGTGTTTGTTACTAGATGCTAGGCAAGCCTTGCCTACCCAAGTAGTTAAAGAGAACAAAATGCCTGAAAGTAGGGGCGTGATGCCTTTTACTAACCATTTAATCTGTCTTTTTCCATCCTAATAACAGTTTGGGATAGAATCTTGTACATACTGTTGCTATGTTTACATGAAAAGTTGTGTTTGTGAAAGCATTTGCACAATAATGAAATCAGTAATCATAAAAGCTCTTAATATTTCTGTTTAGTAGAATGATGGTTCTTCTAGCTAACCCAAATAAGATAACATTTTGGTTGGAATAATTTTAAATCCTGTTACAGACCTTGAGAGCAATTATCAAAGTACCACTCAGATATTTAGCAAATAGACTAGTTCACACTCTACTCCAAGCATTTGCCAAACATATCTTGGAACAGATATCACCTTTCCAATTTCACTcagaactttatttatttctttatgtttattaatttgaaGTGTTTGGGTCAAATtctaatttctgcttttttcaaGAAAAGTTTATTCTGTTTCAGAATTAAATGTCTGATGTATGAATTATTGGTTTAATCCTTAAAAAGCATTAAATCATTCTTTGGAAATGCACATTGGCCATGCTTACGACACatgtaaagagaaataattaaatagataATATGAATAATACTATCATATATACCAAGTAATTATGTCTCAGAGTGGATTTCCTTTGCCTGAATAATTGGTTTGTCAGCATACACTTAGACTCAACCCAATACCTAATACCAGAAGGTATCATCCAGATACCTAATAACATAAGAAATTAttgtatttaggaaaaaatatgagaataaaaaCCCTCAAGTTTCACGTGAGATTTAAAAACACCCGAGGCTATCACTATACAGAGATACAGATAAGAAGTACTCTCCACATAAAGTAAacacattgaaataaaatatatgcattttgcCCCAAATTATGTAAAACCACTGGCTTCTGAACATTGCTTCATACCtatatttctttctcagtttATACTTATCCTAAGTTttaccaatatttttatttctatggagctgaaattaaaacatttcccTAGCTTTTATAATCATCTACAAAAAGGAAGCATGTTATTATTCTGTATCCATTTCCAATATCATTTGAGAGCGCATTAAAACAAAAGGTGGTACAAAAATGTAGAGTTGACATAAATAAAttctgtaaaaagaaacaaaagttaaaattcaAATCAATTATTTAACCATAGTGATCATTTCTGACTTACCTATAATATTATTATGCAATTGTTCCAGCTGGCCGAAAGAATGTGGTGAACATTAATACTATTAATATAAAAAGTCTTTTAGTTTTAACATTCAGCCTAGTCTTatcattaaaattgttaaaaggaACTAAGTAGGTGGCAGAAAGATAGTaacattcatgtatttatattaagAGTAACAGAACTCCCACACTACAATAGTCCAAGTGTAGGAACAGATGGTAAATTTGATTCTCTTGAGACTTTATAatacttgaaatttatttcttaacacCCCTGATTTGATGATCTCAAGGAACTTAACAAAAATATCTTACACtgcttaatttttattagaaagatgtgggaaatgaatatatatgtgtttaattCTACATATTCCAGATTCCATATACATTTtctattctaaatgctttttatatattgagAACTAGATTCATCAAGATTTAGAAGAATATAACATAAGGaaaccttttattattattgttactgtttgGAATATATTCTAAAGTTTCAAAGGATCATACTGGGAAATTCAACATTTACTATAATGGAAGTTTTGCTGTATGATTTCCTAGTCAAAAATCGATTCTGCTGCATTTTCAAGGTgtcaaaaaaaatctgttatcCAGCTGTTTCCAAACCAAAACACTGAGTTACTTATGTAAAAGTAACCAGTTCCCATTGATATATTTGTTGTCACATCAATATATCCAACCATGAGTCTAAGTCTCTAACCTTTCATATTTGTTCTATGCCACCAGTAACCAAGTGGAAAAGCGGAAATGCAACACTGCCACATGTGCGACCCAACGCCTGGCAAATTTCTTAATTCGTTCCAGTAACAATCTTGGTGCCATTCTTTCTCCTACCAATGTGGGATCCAATACATATGGAAAGAGGAGCACAATTGATATTTTAAACAGGGAACCATTGAATTACTTACCCTTTTAGAGGTCAATGTACCTCtagaattctttttgtttcatgtacAAATATTCTAGTGATTTCCTGTGTAATTTAACATTAGCATGAACCTGCGTCTGTATGTCCCATGTTTGTTGCCAGTACATATAAATTGTCTtgaaaagaattgttttaaatttaacacTAATTAAGGTCCCATAATAAAAAGTCAGTATCTTTAAAAGTGAAGTGTTCTtgttatagatttttattttaaaaacattaaaaagtcacTCTTTAGCTTGTATTGCTATGGCTTGAGTttgagaacaaaggagaaaatggtaTCTGGAAACTTGGTAAATTGTAAACAGCTAAGAGTAAagttaagaacattaaaaaaccaGTAATCATAAGGACCGTtgttaagtaatttattttgcattagatttctaaaatgagataaaatgctacgtaaaaattttaattaatttttgctcttagtcaaaatattttttttgaaattatattctttGCTGGATTTGCTGGTACTAgaggttatttaaaaatcttaaagcaATTTGTGTTCATGAGGGTTTCATTGTGTGTTATCATCGATGTGCTTTTGTTAAACATATATGCCTTTTATCCTGCTCAAGTGACTTTCAGCAAACCTCAGTCATATTCTGATGCAGCGTATTGCAAAAGCAACTTGTGTTCTTATTAATCATGTTTTCAACTAAAAGACCACAGACTTCTGGGAATTGTATACTGTATggtgatttattttgtttgttaaacCTATTGGACATTTCTGGCAGAGGTTACATAtgtatgatacatttttttttgaaggaagcTGTTGAATTGGCTATGAACTGTAATGTTTCCCTCTAAGTCTCATTTATATAGGGGTATCTGCTTTTCTCTGTGAGTTAGTTACCTTTGGAAACAGCATTAACTGAGATAAATTGCTATCATGCTGTATTATGCCATTTCTAAAAGCACtcaacttgtattttaaaaaaaagtagaaaaaaaaaagcatctcaaTGTGAGAATCTGACTCATTGACTtgatttatacattaaaatttccCCTTATGAAGTATGCCTTAGATTGTCATATTATAGTTGTTTGTGTGTATAGGTGTATAGAAACAGGAGATTATATTTATAATGATTTATGTCATAAgttgcattttgaaataaataagttaatttataaattccTATTTGTGATATTAAACTGTTGGCCCTTCTTTCAAAGTGGAGTTGAgctcaacattttaaattaaggaaggtatgattaaattataatttcttacactagttatttaaaaaatttcccataACAGTCtagtttatgttttttaatatttatttattttgagagagagacatagacagagtgtgagtgggggaggggcagagagagagggagacatagaatctgaagcaggctccaggctctgagcccaacacagagcccaatgtggggctcgagctcacaaaccgtgagatcatgacctgagctgaagtcagtcacttaaccgactgagccacccaggtgctccaataacAGTCTActttaaataaaactgtattgCATATCAACTCTATAGCAAAATTATGTGTGATTATAGTAACCTAACAACCTCTGGTGCTAAGGAGTGAAATGTAGGTAGGGTAGCTATGTAACTTATTCTAAGCAGGAGATTTtgataaagaaaagaatttattataTTGATATAAGAGATATTAACAGTAGATGTCCatataaatttattcattaaatttatCAAAGTGAAACATTTGAACAAATTCAGGATTATTTTCTTGGTTGGTAGGCCAATAAGAATCTCATAGAAGTTGGAAATGCCTTATTGCATGCAGTTTACCAAATACTTTCCCTGCTTTTTTATAATTGCCTTGTGAAAACAATGAGTAAAACTCAATTGATACAATTGGTGATATTAACAGTAAGTTTTGGGGACTACATTTATCCCAACCTTTCTCATTGTGTCTTGGATACTTGAAATCATAGGTACTTTTGAATAATCTAGAAGTGAGTTAAGCCTCCAAATACTCACATGCATGGCACAAGTTATATTTCACTAAACtactaaaaatacaaatgatttccCTATCTTCCATGTTGCAATACAGAGTTAGACAAGAATTTATTTAGTAAAACTCCATTTAAAACTTCTGGAAATTCtctcggagtgcctgggtggctcagttgtttaagtgtcctgtctgattcttggtttcggcttaggtcatgatctcatggtttcgtgaattcaggccccgtgtctggctctgtgctgacagcctggattctgcttgggattctctctctctctctctctctctctctctctctctctgcccttttcccactcatgttgtctctgtctctctcaaaataaataaattaataaaaaaaaacttctggaaatTCTCGAGCATTTTGAGAAACATTATGCAATGAACATCTTACTTCTGTGAAGCCTGAATATCATTACCTAGCAATATTATGTAGAATACCTTTTGGTCAAGAGAAGGAAAGCTTGTGAGTCCAAAGCTCCTTAAGTTGAGTACAAaacagactttttaaataaagtaggaGGAAGTATTCTTTGTCTACTGATtcttctttacacacacacacacacacacacacacactatccaaAGCTATGGAAAGATTCATCTTACACTCAGTGCATTTCTAGTAGACATTATAGTGCTCACCAGTATCCTCTCTTTCCTGAACCTACAAGAGATTATAGTCTCAACCCTTTTGTATTTAAGTGAGGCCATTTGGC is a genomic window of Acinonyx jubatus isolate Ajub_Pintada_27869175 chromosome B4, VMU_Ajub_asm_v1.0, whole genome shotgun sequence containing:
- the IAPP gene encoding islet amyloid polypeptide, which translates into the protein MCLLKLPVVLIVLLVALHHLKATPIESNQVEKRKCNTATCATQRLANFLIRSSNNLGAILSPTNVGSNTYGKRSTIDILNREPLNYLPF